A DNA window from Trichosurus vulpecula isolate mTriVul1 chromosome 2, mTriVul1.pri, whole genome shotgun sequence contains the following coding sequences:
- the LOC118840454 gene encoding small nuclear ribonucleoprotein Sm D2-like, whose protein sequence is MSLLNKPKSEMTPEELQKLEEEEFNTGSLSVLTQSVENNTQVLINCRNNKKLPGRVKAFDRHCGMVLENVKEMWTEVPRSGKGKKKSKPVNKDSYISKMFLRGDSVIVVLRNPPIAGK, encoded by the coding sequence ATGAGTCTCTTAAACAAGCCCAAGAGCGAGATGACCCCTGAGGAGCTGCAGAAGCTGGAAGAGGAGGAGTTCAACACTGGGTCCCTGTCGGTGCTCACCCAGTCGGTGGAGAACAACACCCAGGTTCTCATCAACTGCCGCAACAACAAGAAACTTCCGGGCCGGGTGAAGGCCTTTGACAGGCACTGCGGCATGGTCTTGGAGAACGTGAAGGAGATGTGGACGGAGGTACCCAGAAGCGGCAAAGGCAAGAAAAAGTCGAAACCCGTGAACAAAGATAGTTACATTTCCAAGATGTTCCTGAGGGGGGATTCTGTCATTGTGGTCCTCAGGAACCCGCCCATTGCTGGCAAGTAG